A genomic window from Helicobacter suis HS1 includes:
- a CDS encoding AAA family ATPase — MCKIVYRKRVQSLLAHVQKGLLEREECASLMLLTMFSGKTIFLYGPPGTAKSLLVRRVSTAFGATHFFAALMHRFSTPEDIFGPIDIGELKKNNLVRNTEGYLPKAHFAFLDEIWKSSPAILNTLLTILNERLFRNGGKDEKVPLKGVVCASNEFPPKNQGLEALYDRCLVRYFVKPLQSAQNFIRLIEQEEDFSPPEDQFLKEDLEKIQKEAKTICFSPKALNTLLEIRGTLEKLKDNPQLIASYLGITENAETEQKDQNQDQDLIPYVSDRRFKQCGELLRVSALLSDQKEVEVEDLVLLRHCLWDHEQQIPLIDAILRQCLKQSTHVSLGVLEKIEEEFNYLEFLHKEKSREEFEEGWLRLDSKVQEQIKALKKAIQERGEKANVFLSINDHKIAFLWVQEVLEQARVLQLKLEEILHDPKAVFTKKAPKKIDITLVDKFKQKLETIPQIQNVEQVQRKAFVDKVSVSLAELAQGSKSKEMVEKNLQEACLDLLSSEKLLAPFVKNLQERHGKQYSDAKEISRDFAKLLTESFKLTSNNKMDTNQYCQLYLQKAIEIGILPRNYNYYGNGNDPIVVRGIIDTAYNLWQAVVSVAEV; from the coding sequence ATGTGTAAGATTGTGTATAGAAAAAGAGTACAGAGTCTATTAGCGCATGTACAAAAAGGTTTATTAGAACGCGAGGAGTGCGCCTCTCTTATGCTTTTAACGATGTTTTCGGGTAAAACGATCTTTCTTTATGGACCTCCGGGTACGGCTAAATCTTTGTTAGTACGCAGGGTAAGCACCGCCTTTGGAGCTACTCATTTCTTTGCAGCTTTAATGCATCGCTTTAGCACGCCTGAGGATATTTTTGGGCCTATAGATATAGGCGAGCTAAAGAAAAATAATTTAGTGAGGAATACAGAAGGCTACTTGCCCAAAGCCCACTTTGCTTTTTTAGATGAAATCTGGAAAAGTTCGCCGGCTATTCTTAACACCCTTTTAACGATCTTAAATGAAAGGCTTTTTAGAAATGGGGGCAAAGATGAAAAAGTCCCACTTAAAGGCGTGGTGTGTGCGAGCAATGAATTTCCTCCCAAAAATCAAGGTTTAGAAGCCCTTTATGATAGGTGTTTGGTGCGCTATTTTGTAAAACCCTTGCAATCTGCGCAAAATTTTATCCGCTTGATTGAACAAGAAGAAGATTTTAGCCCTCCAGAGGATCAATTTTTAAAAGAGGATTTAGAAAAGATCCAAAAAGAGGCTAAAACAATTTGTTTTTCTCCAAAAGCCCTAAACACCCTTTTAGAAATTAGAGGCACTTTAGAAAAACTTAAAGATAACCCCCAGCTCATCGCCTCTTATCTAGGAATTACAGAGAATGCAGAAACAGAGCAAAAAGATCAAAATCAAGATCAAGATTTAATCCCCTATGTTTCTGATAGGCGTTTTAAGCAATGTGGCGAGCTTTTAAGAGTCAGCGCTTTACTTAGCGATCAAAAAGAGGTAGAGGTAGAGGATTTAGTGCTTTTAAGGCATTGTTTATGGGATCACGAACAACAAATCCCATTAATTGATGCGATTTTGCGCCAATGTTTAAAGCAGAGTACGCATGTAAGTTTAGGAGTACTAGAAAAAATAGAGGAGGAGTTTAACTACTTAGAGTTTTTGCATAAGGAAAAGAGCCGCGAAGAATTTGAAGAAGGCTGGCTAAGGTTAGATTCTAAGGTACAAGAACAAATTAAAGCTTTAAAAAAGGCAATCCAAGAGAGAGGAGAAAAAGCCAATGTGTTTTTATCAATTAACGATCATAAAATCGCCTTCTTATGGGTGCAAGAAGTACTAGAGCAGGCAAGGGTTTTACAATTAAAACTTGAAGAAATACTGCATGATCCAAAGGCGGTGTTTACTAAAAAAGCGCCAAAAAAGATAGATATCACTTTAGTTGATAAATTCAAGCAGAAGTTGGAGACAATACCCCAAATTCAAAATGTGGAACAGGTGCAGAGAAAGGCATTTGTAGATAAAGTAAGCGTAAGTTTAGCTGAGCTTGCACAGGGTAGTAAAAGCAAAGAGATGGTAGAGAAGAATTTACAAGAGGCTTGTTTGGATCTGCTTAGCTCTGAAAAATTACTTGCACCTTTTGTAAAAAACTTGCAAGAGAGACATGGTAAACAATACTCCGATGCTAAGGAGATTAGCCGGGATTTTGCCAAATTGCTAACAGAGTCATTTAAGTTAACCAGCAATAACAAGATGGATACGAACCAGTATTGCCAACTCTATTTGCAAAAAGCGATAGAGATTGGTATTTTGCCTCGTAATTATAACTATTATGGTAATGGTAATGATCCTATTGTCGTTAGGGGCATTATTGATACTGCGTACAATCTTTGGCAGGCTGTAGTTAGCGTGGCAGAAGTCTAA